AACGCTGCAGCACCTATGCCGCGACGTCCACATCGTCCCTTTCGACGCTGAAATCGGCAAGGGCGATCTCATCTCACTCGACGAACTCCGCCCCGCTACGCGCCAGGCCTTCCTGGAAATCGGAGCATCCATCGTGGATGCTCTCTGAACCCCCGTCCGCCACCACGAAAGCAGGATTAATGCCCACCGACGAATGGCTACATTCCGTCCGCAGCCTCACCTCATCCAAGGAACGCCTCATCATCATGCAGTTCCTCAGCCAACAAGATGCCGGTGTGTTCTCATCGACGATCGCTGAGAAGACTGGAATCAAAGCAACCACGCTCTCCCGGATGCTCCGAGACCTCGAAGACCTCGGATTCATCCACGGTGACCTCGCCCCAACAGAGCGACGCGGCCGCGCAGTCCGGTACACGCTCAACCCGGCACGGATCCGCACGGTCCTCAAAGACACCGCGAAGCACCTCAACGT
The window above is part of the Brevibacterium spongiae genome. Proteins encoded here:
- a CDS encoding ArsR/SmtB family transcription factor translates to MLSEPPSATTKAGLMPTDEWLHSVRSLTSSKERLIIMQFLSQQDAGVFSSTIAEKTGIKATTLSRMLRDLEDLGFIHGDLAPTERRGRAVRYTLNPARIRTVLKDTAKHLNVKL